The DNA region ACATCAAGATCGGCATTAAAAACGGTGTCAAGCTCAAGGACAAGTGCCTCACCTGCGAGTACCGCCATGTCTGCGGCGGCCGTTGCCTCTACACCCACTACGAGGATTACTGGGGCGAGGAGGGGTTTGACGCTGTGTGCCAGGTGACAAAACGGACCATACGGATACTAGAAGAGGGGGCCCCTATTCTGGCAGAGCTGATGCGAGGTGGGGTGGTTAGGAAGGAGGACATCGACTACGACCCGCTTCTGGACTCCACGGAGGTTATACCATAACTTTATACCTCCCAAGTAACTTTATATCTCCCAAGTATTTAACACGTGTATTTCGACCCTCGGCCGAAGACTTCGAGGGAAGACCTCTTCGACAGGGAGGAGGAGGTGGAGAGGATAAAGGCTCTTAGGGCGCCGATAACGCTGGTGCTGGGCCTCCGGAGGGCTGGAAAGTCTTCAGTGATCTTGGTCGCCGCCTCCGAGATGCCCCACCCCGTGGTGTACATAGATGCCAGGAGGTTTGAGGCAGAGCCCTACCTGACGTTCAAGCACGTGGCTGAGGCGCTGGGAGAGGCCTTGGCGCAACCCATGAGGAGGTTTCCCAAACTGAGGGAGTACTTGAAAAATGTCAATGGTATTTCCGTGGCGGGTTTTGAGGTCAAAATATCGTGGAGGGAGAGGGGCTCTCTCGTAGAGGTGTTGGAGTGGCTAAACCGCTGGGCAGAGGAGAATGGGAGAAAGGCTGTTGTGGTGATAGACGAGGCGCAGGAGTTGACGAAGCTTAAGGGGTACAACTTGTTGAAGCTCTTGGCGTATTCCTATGACAACCTCCGAAACGTGTACTACGTCATGAGCGGCTCTAAGATGGGGCTTTTGAAGAAGTTTCTAAAACTGGAGGATGCGGGGTCCCCCCTCTACGGCCGCTACATGGAGGTGGTGGAGCTTAGGCCGTTTACGCTGGAAGAGGCCAAGAGATTCTTGGAGGAGGGGTGTAGGCAGTACGGAGTGCCCCCGCCCGACGCGGAGAAGGTGTATAGGGCGGTGGGGGGCCTGCCGGGGTGGCTCACCTACTTCGGCTACACCTACGTCTCGGTGAGAGACGAAGAGGAGAGCATAAGGCAGACCGTGTCCTACGCAGTGGATCTCATAAAGCAGGAATTTGCCCACTTCCTCGAGGGGAAGTGGGCCGCGGAGAAGAGGTACCGCGTGATAATGGAAGCCGCGGCTGAATGCGCAGCCTGGTCAGAGCTGAAGAGGGCCGTAGAGGCTTCCGAGGGGAGGCGCATAAACGACGCAGAGATTACCCGCCTCTTGAAAAACCTAGTTGACTACGGTTTTCTGGAAAAGAGAGGCGACCTCTACTGCCCGCCTGACCCAC from Pyrobaculum arsenaticum DSM 13514 includes:
- a CDS encoding AAA family ATPase, encoding MYFDPRPKTSREDLFDREEEVERIKALRAPITLVLGLRRAGKSSVILVAASEMPHPVVYIDARRFEAEPYLTFKHVAEALGEALAQPMRRFPKLREYLKNVNGISVAGFEVKISWRERGSLVEVLEWLNRWAEENGRKAVVVIDEAQELTKLKGYNLLKLLAYSYDNLRNVYYVMSGSKMGLLKKFLKLEDAGSPLYGRYMEVVELRPFTLEEAKRFLEEGCRQYGVPPPDAEKVYRAVGGLPGWLTYFGYTYVSVRDEEESIRQTVSYAVDLIKQEFAHFLEGKWAAEKRYRVIMEAAAECAAWSELKRAVEASEGRRINDAEITRLLKNLVDYGFLEKRGDLYCPPDPLIAAAFRKKYR